In one Pungitius pungitius chromosome 13, fPunPun2.1, whole genome shotgun sequence genomic region, the following are encoded:
- the tarbp1 gene encoding probable methyltransferase TARBP1 isoform X1, whose protein sequence is MNSVLVNAVLSSSPDFHLLFESLTWPSDSWPGTERVEALTAFMEGLGPILAESDTTRCSAAKRRSIIAQVDSVVWTRCLPLLSKISAEAGEGTRRRESTAAACRLLGVCVPLCDRAAPGRVALSVLPSLQQAEAEAEEEEEEEEGVPGPWRLSAEVASEAMAALVPSLAADEQLTLITLSSALSCIKTLPDAMVSRIIVRLLLTVLDCCGGAILTRVLKLVLEDMCSWHRADRTHVVAERTLLCLTALSEHLLKPHSLPSSSFFSSSSPRREVDPRLSVQFWRMIQDGLTHRDSVSRKRALYLLKMCVALSEEEGLDCPLSPSEEAADDILFKWEPSRSKLLREFWEDYALVMETLEENQIHVVRPVLNRIDTLIQTTVNEGQAVGQVFFHPSWLLCVYQRMFHSENKSLMREGVCHLLELQVLRQPAFALAFSQFIAGPFMDVLSETSLFHKSVGQSVGDCPELGAKLQVFMITFFTSLPSAHRGRILLQMIRQLCSKHWCAAPLLFLSQALSKLPPGPLLGVEGLAALREVLCCTVITHQVLLRGATQCFLLNSALCLIDVSAVTLDDVFSFLVHFRPDESLSRGTQIWNQLCSWLLDNEGSFKPRITDGDSTGDAPQKETVRGYVQSEMHSYLRVPASAGHTERVPDSREADKLTRAMLLCVDMERNQPGDKIGTTLEALLSPLLDTLSRVSTNIYLPLRKSDKSLQLLLRLFQLGGAPSCERVGEERVDDVMVAMERLIYKLADPIHEFILRRLLGEMQEPFDVERAELYLCVLRQMVVLYKSTPQHHSKTQQTYFPKLIKCSLKVLQEPNQQIPSVANQVARAVAMASLATVCGLVEQEVIGMQSETLSALKSLNDYFYTLVSSSCQSLGNLNKRLQKPKIGDDLGDAGVQGGLLQDWGRVAANFLRDQWICLSFLIKAFGVPESVVISNHWATLKAAVSCGVEALALLPSGLVLPVLTFMETVLPQLLLHEEALCVEAVTLTWELVQGLSTNALDFWPALKGFVSMAFHRKLLQLTDTSAPTLLAALKQIATELMELSQSKSGVLGVLLQHCCQTWLPTDGGSNAAVFSTVFSHINVLTEACVFGPVFRRDQRLIQDVQTYVERLGEECAANVAVTSDNRDDQLPRTCVLAFLSRLDSSDLQHERLMEELVMDLLKKDNNISKSKVRYYSNSLQHRVKNRVWQSLLLLLPKLREEFVATVLNCVFEAAFCSNHASVKYLIEWMMILILVRYPHHIDSFWACFTRDHDKTKTSICTFLSVLVHFNVIIPNLKDKAVHLRKALDIILQWCFNHNFSVRLYALLALKRVWSLAGTQAEEGADGLRGMSTVIKACLNQAEAMQSTGNANKNWTRIQDHFFFGAFDPISDYSVETIFYTFPSLSEMTDDEWIPPWKFEKLLCFSESASFPLRNPAPDLSQLQPGDWIQQDKGEQNKEERWAEVQKKITPWRLGIQEQEPELQLVPQQRAARLGKLHGALLVVASLIDKPTNLGGLCRTCEIFGASTLVLDSLRHVSDKHFQSLSVSSELWLPLLEVKPMELTDFLQLKKSEGYCIVGVEQTANSQSLQDYRFPEKTLLLLGNEREGIPANLLQMFDVCVEIPQQGVTRSLNVHVSAALLIWEYTRQHLTSASAEVDSKPKN, encoded by the exons ATGAATTCCGTTTTAGTCAACGCGGTCTTGTCCAGCTCCCCTGACTTCCACCTTTTGTTCGAGTCTCTGACCTGGCCGAGTGACTCGTGGCCGGGGACCGAGCGAGTGGAGGCGCTGACAGCTTTCATGGAAGGACTGGGACCAATTCTGGCAGAGTCGGACACTACTCGCTGTTCAGCAGCGAAAAGGAGATCTATAATTGCTCAAGTGGACTCGGTGGTGTGGACCCGCTGTCTACCTCTTCTCTCCAAGATATCGGCGGAAGCCGGCGAAGGCACGCGGCGCAGGGAGAGCACCGCCGCCGCCTGCAGACTGCTGGGTGTCTGCGTCCCGCTGTGTGACCGGGCGGCGCCGGGGCGAGTAGCTCTCTCGGTCCTGCCGTCGCTCCAGCaggcggaggcggaggcggaggaggaggaggaggaggaggaaggcgtgCCCGGTCCGTGGCGACTCAGTGCGGAGGTGGCCAGCGAAGCCATGGCCGCCCTCGTCCCTTCTCTGGCGGCGGACGAACAGCTGACGCTCATCACCTTGTCGTCCGCCTTGTCCTGCATCAAAACGCTGCCCGATGCGATGGTGTCCAGGATCATAGTCCGGCTTCTCTTGACTGTGCTCGACTGCTGCGGCGGCGCGATCTTAACCCGCGTCCTCAAGCTGGTCCTGGAGGACATGTGCAGCTGGCACCGCGCTGACCGCACACACGTGGTCGCGGAGCGGACACTGCTCTGTTTGACCGCCCTGTCGGAGCACCTGCTGAAGCCCCAcagcctcccctcctcttccttcttctcctcctcctccccccgccgcgAGGTCGACCCTCGTCTGTCCGTCCAGTTCTGGAGGATGATTCAGGACGGACTGACGCACAGGGACAGCGTGTCACGAAAGAGGGCGTTGTACCTGCTCAAGATGTGCGTGGCCctgtcagaggaggaggggctggACTGCCCCCTCTCTCCATCGGAGGAAG cAGCAGATGACATCTTGTTCAAATGGGAACCGAGCAGGAGTAAGCTGCTGAGAGAGTTCTGGGAGGACTACGCACTGGTGATGGAGACCctggaggagaaccag ATCCACGTGGTCCGGCCAGTTCTTAACAGAATAGACACGTTGATCCAAACAACAGTAAATGAGGGCCAAG CTGTGGGTCAAGTCTTCTTCCACCCATcctggctgctgtgtgtgtacCAGCGGATGTTCCACAGCGAGAATAAATCCCTGATGAGGGAGGGAGTGTGTCATCTGCTCGAGCTGCAGGTCCTCCGGCAGCCAGCCTTCGCGTTGGCCTTTTCTCAG TTCATCGCTGGCCCTTTTATGGATGTTCTGTCCGAAACTTCGCTCTTTCACAA GTCAGTTGGGCAGAGCGTAGGAGATTGTCCTGAGCTTGGGGCTAAACTGCAGGTCTTCATGATCACGTTCTTCACCAGTTTACCGTCTGCGCATAGAG GCCGAATACTGCTGCAGATGATTCGGCAGCTGTGCTCTAAGCACTGGTGTGCGGCACCGCTGCTCTTCCTCTCACAAGCTCTCTCCAAGCTGCCTCCAGGTCCGCTGCTGGGGGTCGAGGGGCTCGCCGCCCTCAG GGAGGTGCTGTGCTGCACTGTGATCACTCATCAGGTCCTGCTGCGAGGGGCCACCCAGTGCTTCTTGCTGAACAGCGCCCTCTGTCTCATAGACGTG AGCGCAGTGACCCTCGACGATGTTTTTAGTTTCCTGGTGCATTTTCGTCCAGACGAGTCACTTTCTAGAGGGACGCAGATTTGGAATCAG TTGTGTTCCTGGCTGTTGGACAATGAGGGCAGTTTCAAGCCCAGGATTACGGATGGAGATTCCACTGGTGATGCCCCGCAGAAAGAAACCGTAAGAGGCTACGTCCAAAGCGAGATGCACTCTTATCTCCGAGTCCCGGCTAGCGCGG GTCACACCGAGAGGGTACCGGACTCCAGGGAGGCCGATAAGTTGACCCGGGCCATGCTCCTGTGTGTGGACATGGAGCGGAATCAACCCGGAGACAAGATCGGTACCACTTTGGAGGCACTGCTGTCTCCGCTGCTGGACACCTTGAGCAGAGTCAGCACCAATATCTACCTGCCACTGCGTAAGAGCGACAAGAGCCTGCAGCTCCTGCTGCGCCTGTTCCAGCTCGGAGGCGCACCAAGCTGTGAGCGTGTTGGGGAGGAGCGAG TGGATGATGTgatggttgccatggagaggCTAATCTATAAACTTGCCGATCCAATCCATGAGTTCATTTTGAGGCGGCTCCTCGGAGAGATGCAAGAG CCCTTCGATGTGGAGCGGGCCGaactgtatctgtgtgtgctgAGACAGATGGTGGTCCTGTACAAATCCACACCACAGCACCACAGTAAAACCCAGCAGACCTATTTCCCTAAACTCATCAAGTGCAGCCTCAAGGTGCTGCAGGAACCAAACCAGCAG ATCCCCTCCGTGGCAAACCAGGTGGCTAGGGCGGTTGCTATGGCGTCCCTGGCTACCGTATGTGGTCTCGTGGAGCAAGAAGTGATTGGCATGCAATCGGAGACCCTTTCTGCTTTGAAGTCACTGAATGACTACTTCTACACTCTGGTGTCGTCTTCCTGCCAAAGTTTGGGGAACTTGAATAAACGACTGCAAAAACCAAAAATAGGAGACGATTTGGG TGATGCAGGAGTGCAGGGGGGCCTGCTACAGGACTGGGGACGCGTAGCCGCCAATTTTCTGCGGGACCAGTGGATTTGTCTGAGCTTCCTGATAAAAGCTTTCGGGGTTCCTGAGTCTGTAGTGATTTCCAACCACTGGGCTACTCTTAAGGCCGCTGTGAGCTGCGGTGTGGAGGCCTTGGCTCTGCTGCCCAGTGGCCTGGTGCTGCCCGTGCTCACCTTTATGGAGACAGTGCTGCCACAA TTGCTGCTTCACGAGGAGGCCTTGTGTGTGGAGGCCGTGACTCTGACCTGGGAGCTGGTGCAGGGGCTGAGCACCAACGCCCTGGACTTCTGGCCGGCCCTCAAAGGCTTCGTCTCCATGGCCTTCCACCGGAAACTGCTGCAGCTGACGGACACGTCCGCGCCGACACTTCTGGCCGCCTTGAAACAG attgccACTGAGTTGATGGAGCTGTCTCAGTCGAAGAGCGGCGTGCTCGGTGTGCTGCTTCAACACTGCTGTCAGACGTGGCTGCCCACGGACGGCGGCAGCAACGCCGCTGTGTTTTCTACCGTTTTCAGCCACATCAACGTACTCACTGAGGCGTGTGTTTTCGGACCAGTGTTCAGGAGAGATCAACG GCTTATCCAGGATGTCCAAACATATGTGGAGCGACTTGGTGAAGAGTGTGCTGCCAATGTTGCAGTGACAAG TGATAACAGGGATGACCAGTTGCCCCGCACATGTGTGCTAGCTTTCCTCAGCCGCTTGGATTCCTCTGATCTGCAGCATGAAAGACTGATGGAGGAACTAGTGATGGATTTGTTAAAAAAG GATAATAACATATCAAAGTCAAAAGTGCGTTACTATAGCAACTCCCTGCAACATCGTGTCAAAAACAGAGTGTGGCaatcgctgctgctgctgctgcccaaaCTCCGAGAG GAGTTTGTCGCCACTGTGCTGAACTGTGTGTTTGAAGCTGCATTCTGCAGCAACCATGCCTCAGTCAAATACCTGATTGAATGGATGATGATTCTGATCCTCGTCCGCTATCCACATCACATTGACAGCTTCTGGGCCTGTTTCACCCGG GATCATGACAAGACCAAGACGAGCATCTGCACCTTCTTGTCAGTCCTGGTACATTTCAATGTCATCATTCCTAATCTCAAGGACAAG GCTGTGCATTTGCGTAAAGCACTGGACATCATCCTGCAGTGGTGTTTCAACCACAACTTCAGCGTGCGTCTGTATGCCTTGCTGGCCCTGAAGAGGGTCTGGAGCTTGGCTGGGACCCAGGCAGAGGAAGGAGCCGACGGGTTGAGAGGAATGTCCACTGTGATCAAGGCCTGCCTGAACCAGGCCGAGGCCATGCAGAGCACCGG AAACGCCAACAAGAACTGGACAAGGATTCAGGACCACTTCTTCTTTGGGGCCTTCGATCCTATCAGTGATTACAGTGTGGAG ACCATATTCTATACCTTCCCCAGTCTGTCAGAGATGACTGATGATGAGTGGATTCCACCGTGGAAGTTTGAGAAActgttgtgtttctctgaaagtGCATCTTTTCCTCTGAGAAACCCGGCTCCTGACCTGAGCCAGCTGCAGCCTGGAGACTGGATCCAGCAAGACAAAG GCGAGCAGAATAAGGAGGAACGCTGGGCCGAGGTGCAGAAGAAGATCACGCCCTGGAGGTTAGGGATTCAGGAGCAGGAGCCCGAACTTCAGCTGGTCCCACAACAGCGGGCTGCTCGACTGGGCAAACTGCACGGCGCCCTGCTGGTGGTAGCCTCGCTTATCGACAAGCCCACTAATCTAGGAG GTCTGTGCAGGACCTGTGAGATCTTCGGTGCCAGCACTCTGGTTCTGGACAGCCTCCGCCATGTCAGTGACAAACACTTTCAGTCCCTGAGCGTCTCATCTGAGCTGTGGCTTCCTCTGTTAGAG GTGAAGCCAATGGAGCTCACTGACTTCCTGCAGCTAAAGAAGAGTGAAGGCTACTGCATTGTTGGAGTGGAGCAGACGGCCAACAGTCAGAGCCTCCAGGACTACCGGTTCCCTGAGAAGACCCTGTTGCTTTTGGG CAATGAACGTGAAGGTATTCCTGCCAATTTACTTCAAATGTTTGACGTGTGTGTGGAGATCCCTCAACAAGGAGTCACCCGCTCACTCAACGTGCACGTGAGCGCTGCCCTGCTGATTTGGGAATACACGCGGCAACACCTCACCTCCGCCTCAGCTGAAGTTGACTCAAAACCTAAAAACTGA
- the tarbp1 gene encoding probable methyltransferase TARBP1 isoform X2, whose translation MNSVLVNAVLSSSPDFHLLFESLTWPSDSWPGTERVEALTAFMEGLGPILAESDTTRCSAAKRRSIIAQVDSVVWTRCLPLLSKISAEAGEGTRRRESTAAACRLLGVCVPLCDRAAPGRVALSVLPSLQQAEAEAEEEEEEEEGVPGPWRLSAEVASEAMAALVPSLAADEQLTLITLSSALSCIKTLPDAMVSRIIVRLLLTVLDCCGGAILTRVLKLVLEDMCSWHRADRTHVVAERTLLCLTALSEHLLKPHSLPSSSFFSSSSPRREVDPRLSVQFWRMIQDGLTHRDSVSRKRALYLLKMCVALSEEEGLDCPLSPSEEADDILFKWEPSRSKLLREFWEDYALVMETLEENQIHVVRPVLNRIDTLIQTTVNEGQAVGQVFFHPSWLLCVYQRMFHSENKSLMREGVCHLLELQVLRQPAFALAFSQFIAGPFMDVLSETSLFHKSVGQSVGDCPELGAKLQVFMITFFTSLPSAHRGRILLQMIRQLCSKHWCAAPLLFLSQALSKLPPGPLLGVEGLAALREVLCCTVITHQVLLRGATQCFLLNSALCLIDVSAVTLDDVFSFLVHFRPDESLSRGTQIWNQLCSWLLDNEGSFKPRITDGDSTGDAPQKETVRGYVQSEMHSYLRVPASAGHTERVPDSREADKLTRAMLLCVDMERNQPGDKIGTTLEALLSPLLDTLSRVSTNIYLPLRKSDKSLQLLLRLFQLGGAPSCERVGEERVDDVMVAMERLIYKLADPIHEFILRRLLGEMQEPFDVERAELYLCVLRQMVVLYKSTPQHHSKTQQTYFPKLIKCSLKVLQEPNQQIPSVANQVARAVAMASLATVCGLVEQEVIGMQSETLSALKSLNDYFYTLVSSSCQSLGNLNKRLQKPKIGDDLGDAGVQGGLLQDWGRVAANFLRDQWICLSFLIKAFGVPESVVISNHWATLKAAVSCGVEALALLPSGLVLPVLTFMETVLPQLLLHEEALCVEAVTLTWELVQGLSTNALDFWPALKGFVSMAFHRKLLQLTDTSAPTLLAALKQIATELMELSQSKSGVLGVLLQHCCQTWLPTDGGSNAAVFSTVFSHINVLTEACVFGPVFRRDQRLIQDVQTYVERLGEECAANVAVTSDNRDDQLPRTCVLAFLSRLDSSDLQHERLMEELVMDLLKKDNNISKSKVRYYSNSLQHRVKNRVWQSLLLLLPKLREEFVATVLNCVFEAAFCSNHASVKYLIEWMMILILVRYPHHIDSFWACFTRDHDKTKTSICTFLSVLVHFNVIIPNLKDKAVHLRKALDIILQWCFNHNFSVRLYALLALKRVWSLAGTQAEEGADGLRGMSTVIKACLNQAEAMQSTGNANKNWTRIQDHFFFGAFDPISDYSVETIFYTFPSLSEMTDDEWIPPWKFEKLLCFSESASFPLRNPAPDLSQLQPGDWIQQDKGEQNKEERWAEVQKKITPWRLGIQEQEPELQLVPQQRAARLGKLHGALLVVASLIDKPTNLGGLCRTCEIFGASTLVLDSLRHVSDKHFQSLSVSSELWLPLLEVKPMELTDFLQLKKSEGYCIVGVEQTANSQSLQDYRFPEKTLLLLGNEREGIPANLLQMFDVCVEIPQQGVTRSLNVHVSAALLIWEYTRQHLTSASAEVDSKPKN comes from the exons ATGAATTCCGTTTTAGTCAACGCGGTCTTGTCCAGCTCCCCTGACTTCCACCTTTTGTTCGAGTCTCTGACCTGGCCGAGTGACTCGTGGCCGGGGACCGAGCGAGTGGAGGCGCTGACAGCTTTCATGGAAGGACTGGGACCAATTCTGGCAGAGTCGGACACTACTCGCTGTTCAGCAGCGAAAAGGAGATCTATAATTGCTCAAGTGGACTCGGTGGTGTGGACCCGCTGTCTACCTCTTCTCTCCAAGATATCGGCGGAAGCCGGCGAAGGCACGCGGCGCAGGGAGAGCACCGCCGCCGCCTGCAGACTGCTGGGTGTCTGCGTCCCGCTGTGTGACCGGGCGGCGCCGGGGCGAGTAGCTCTCTCGGTCCTGCCGTCGCTCCAGCaggcggaggcggaggcggaggaggaggaggaggaggaggaaggcgtgCCCGGTCCGTGGCGACTCAGTGCGGAGGTGGCCAGCGAAGCCATGGCCGCCCTCGTCCCTTCTCTGGCGGCGGACGAACAGCTGACGCTCATCACCTTGTCGTCCGCCTTGTCCTGCATCAAAACGCTGCCCGATGCGATGGTGTCCAGGATCATAGTCCGGCTTCTCTTGACTGTGCTCGACTGCTGCGGCGGCGCGATCTTAACCCGCGTCCTCAAGCTGGTCCTGGAGGACATGTGCAGCTGGCACCGCGCTGACCGCACACACGTGGTCGCGGAGCGGACACTGCTCTGTTTGACCGCCCTGTCGGAGCACCTGCTGAAGCCCCAcagcctcccctcctcttccttcttctcctcctcctccccccgccgcgAGGTCGACCCTCGTCTGTCCGTCCAGTTCTGGAGGATGATTCAGGACGGACTGACGCACAGGGACAGCGTGTCACGAAAGAGGGCGTTGTACCTGCTCAAGATGTGCGTGGCCctgtcagaggaggaggggctggACTGCCCCCTCTCTCCATCGGAGGAAG CAGATGACATCTTGTTCAAATGGGAACCGAGCAGGAGTAAGCTGCTGAGAGAGTTCTGGGAGGACTACGCACTGGTGATGGAGACCctggaggagaaccag ATCCACGTGGTCCGGCCAGTTCTTAACAGAATAGACACGTTGATCCAAACAACAGTAAATGAGGGCCAAG CTGTGGGTCAAGTCTTCTTCCACCCATcctggctgctgtgtgtgtacCAGCGGATGTTCCACAGCGAGAATAAATCCCTGATGAGGGAGGGAGTGTGTCATCTGCTCGAGCTGCAGGTCCTCCGGCAGCCAGCCTTCGCGTTGGCCTTTTCTCAG TTCATCGCTGGCCCTTTTATGGATGTTCTGTCCGAAACTTCGCTCTTTCACAA GTCAGTTGGGCAGAGCGTAGGAGATTGTCCTGAGCTTGGGGCTAAACTGCAGGTCTTCATGATCACGTTCTTCACCAGTTTACCGTCTGCGCATAGAG GCCGAATACTGCTGCAGATGATTCGGCAGCTGTGCTCTAAGCACTGGTGTGCGGCACCGCTGCTCTTCCTCTCACAAGCTCTCTCCAAGCTGCCTCCAGGTCCGCTGCTGGGGGTCGAGGGGCTCGCCGCCCTCAG GGAGGTGCTGTGCTGCACTGTGATCACTCATCAGGTCCTGCTGCGAGGGGCCACCCAGTGCTTCTTGCTGAACAGCGCCCTCTGTCTCATAGACGTG AGCGCAGTGACCCTCGACGATGTTTTTAGTTTCCTGGTGCATTTTCGTCCAGACGAGTCACTTTCTAGAGGGACGCAGATTTGGAATCAG TTGTGTTCCTGGCTGTTGGACAATGAGGGCAGTTTCAAGCCCAGGATTACGGATGGAGATTCCACTGGTGATGCCCCGCAGAAAGAAACCGTAAGAGGCTACGTCCAAAGCGAGATGCACTCTTATCTCCGAGTCCCGGCTAGCGCGG GTCACACCGAGAGGGTACCGGACTCCAGGGAGGCCGATAAGTTGACCCGGGCCATGCTCCTGTGTGTGGACATGGAGCGGAATCAACCCGGAGACAAGATCGGTACCACTTTGGAGGCACTGCTGTCTCCGCTGCTGGACACCTTGAGCAGAGTCAGCACCAATATCTACCTGCCACTGCGTAAGAGCGACAAGAGCCTGCAGCTCCTGCTGCGCCTGTTCCAGCTCGGAGGCGCACCAAGCTGTGAGCGTGTTGGGGAGGAGCGAG TGGATGATGTgatggttgccatggagaggCTAATCTATAAACTTGCCGATCCAATCCATGAGTTCATTTTGAGGCGGCTCCTCGGAGAGATGCAAGAG CCCTTCGATGTGGAGCGGGCCGaactgtatctgtgtgtgctgAGACAGATGGTGGTCCTGTACAAATCCACACCACAGCACCACAGTAAAACCCAGCAGACCTATTTCCCTAAACTCATCAAGTGCAGCCTCAAGGTGCTGCAGGAACCAAACCAGCAG ATCCCCTCCGTGGCAAACCAGGTGGCTAGGGCGGTTGCTATGGCGTCCCTGGCTACCGTATGTGGTCTCGTGGAGCAAGAAGTGATTGGCATGCAATCGGAGACCCTTTCTGCTTTGAAGTCACTGAATGACTACTTCTACACTCTGGTGTCGTCTTCCTGCCAAAGTTTGGGGAACTTGAATAAACGACTGCAAAAACCAAAAATAGGAGACGATTTGGG TGATGCAGGAGTGCAGGGGGGCCTGCTACAGGACTGGGGACGCGTAGCCGCCAATTTTCTGCGGGACCAGTGGATTTGTCTGAGCTTCCTGATAAAAGCTTTCGGGGTTCCTGAGTCTGTAGTGATTTCCAACCACTGGGCTACTCTTAAGGCCGCTGTGAGCTGCGGTGTGGAGGCCTTGGCTCTGCTGCCCAGTGGCCTGGTGCTGCCCGTGCTCACCTTTATGGAGACAGTGCTGCCACAA TTGCTGCTTCACGAGGAGGCCTTGTGTGTGGAGGCCGTGACTCTGACCTGGGAGCTGGTGCAGGGGCTGAGCACCAACGCCCTGGACTTCTGGCCGGCCCTCAAAGGCTTCGTCTCCATGGCCTTCCACCGGAAACTGCTGCAGCTGACGGACACGTCCGCGCCGACACTTCTGGCCGCCTTGAAACAG attgccACTGAGTTGATGGAGCTGTCTCAGTCGAAGAGCGGCGTGCTCGGTGTGCTGCTTCAACACTGCTGTCAGACGTGGCTGCCCACGGACGGCGGCAGCAACGCCGCTGTGTTTTCTACCGTTTTCAGCCACATCAACGTACTCACTGAGGCGTGTGTTTTCGGACCAGTGTTCAGGAGAGATCAACG GCTTATCCAGGATGTCCAAACATATGTGGAGCGACTTGGTGAAGAGTGTGCTGCCAATGTTGCAGTGACAAG TGATAACAGGGATGACCAGTTGCCCCGCACATGTGTGCTAGCTTTCCTCAGCCGCTTGGATTCCTCTGATCTGCAGCATGAAAGACTGATGGAGGAACTAGTGATGGATTTGTTAAAAAAG GATAATAACATATCAAAGTCAAAAGTGCGTTACTATAGCAACTCCCTGCAACATCGTGTCAAAAACAGAGTGTGGCaatcgctgctgctgctgctgcccaaaCTCCGAGAG GAGTTTGTCGCCACTGTGCTGAACTGTGTGTTTGAAGCTGCATTCTGCAGCAACCATGCCTCAGTCAAATACCTGATTGAATGGATGATGATTCTGATCCTCGTCCGCTATCCACATCACATTGACAGCTTCTGGGCCTGTTTCACCCGG GATCATGACAAGACCAAGACGAGCATCTGCACCTTCTTGTCAGTCCTGGTACATTTCAATGTCATCATTCCTAATCTCAAGGACAAG GCTGTGCATTTGCGTAAAGCACTGGACATCATCCTGCAGTGGTGTTTCAACCACAACTTCAGCGTGCGTCTGTATGCCTTGCTGGCCCTGAAGAGGGTCTGGAGCTTGGCTGGGACCCAGGCAGAGGAAGGAGCCGACGGGTTGAGAGGAATGTCCACTGTGATCAAGGCCTGCCTGAACCAGGCCGAGGCCATGCAGAGCACCGG AAACGCCAACAAGAACTGGACAAGGATTCAGGACCACTTCTTCTTTGGGGCCTTCGATCCTATCAGTGATTACAGTGTGGAG ACCATATTCTATACCTTCCCCAGTCTGTCAGAGATGACTGATGATGAGTGGATTCCACCGTGGAAGTTTGAGAAActgttgtgtttctctgaaagtGCATCTTTTCCTCTGAGAAACCCGGCTCCTGACCTGAGCCAGCTGCAGCCTGGAGACTGGATCCAGCAAGACAAAG GCGAGCAGAATAAGGAGGAACGCTGGGCCGAGGTGCAGAAGAAGATCACGCCCTGGAGGTTAGGGATTCAGGAGCAGGAGCCCGAACTTCAGCTGGTCCCACAACAGCGGGCTGCTCGACTGGGCAAACTGCACGGCGCCCTGCTGGTGGTAGCCTCGCTTATCGACAAGCCCACTAATCTAGGAG GTCTGTGCAGGACCTGTGAGATCTTCGGTGCCAGCACTCTGGTTCTGGACAGCCTCCGCCATGTCAGTGACAAACACTTTCAGTCCCTGAGCGTCTCATCTGAGCTGTGGCTTCCTCTGTTAGAG GTGAAGCCAATGGAGCTCACTGACTTCCTGCAGCTAAAGAAGAGTGAAGGCTACTGCATTGTTGGAGTGGAGCAGACGGCCAACAGTCAGAGCCTCCAGGACTACCGGTTCCCTGAGAAGACCCTGTTGCTTTTGGG CAATGAACGTGAAGGTATTCCTGCCAATTTACTTCAAATGTTTGACGTGTGTGTGGAGATCCCTCAACAAGGAGTCACCCGCTCACTCAACGTGCACGTGAGCGCTGCCCTGCTGATTTGGGAATACACGCGGCAACACCTCACCTCCGCCTCAGCTGAAGTTGACTCAAAACCTAAAAACTGA
- the slc35f3b gene encoding solute carrier family 35 member F3 isoform X2, which yields MKKHSARVAPLSACNSPVLTLTKVEGEDRPRENVVGATDPQAAPGAAGAESASSKRKLHCCIRVTTVQVRKALWGVVMVICVCSSWAGSTQLAKLTFKQFDAPFTLTWFATSWNCLFFPLYYIGHMCKSPERQTPRQRFRECCRFFGDDGLTPKVFFTKMAPFGLLWILTNYLYLQALRKINTTDVSALFCCNKAFVFLLSWIVLRDRFMGVRIVAAILAIAGIVMMTYADGFHSHSVIGITLVVASASMSALYKVLFKMVLGSAKFGEAALFLSIVGSANFVFISFVPVILYFTHVEYTSSLADVPWAYLCGVAGLQFAFNVLVNFGIAMTYPKLISLGIVLSVPVNAMVDLYTCEINFNTVRLIAVFIICLGFLMLLLPEDWDQCIIQLSTKLRKRDEPAEGSVEAGATTGLNWRGRARTSMSTFAH from the exons gCGAAGACCGCCCCAGGGAGAACGTGGTGGGCGCCACAGACCCACAGGCGGCCCCCGGCGCGGCCGGAGCGGAGTCCGCCTCCAGCAAGCGGAAGCTCCACTGCTGCATCAGAGTGACCACCGTACAGGTGCGGAAGGCCCTGTGGGGGGTCGTCATGGTGATATGCGTGTGCTCCTCGTGGGCCGGGTCCACCCAGCTGGCCAAGCTGACCTTTAAGCAGTTCGACGCCCCCTTCACACTCACCTGGTTCGCCACCTCCTGGAACTGCCTCTTCTTCCCCCTCTACTACATCGGCCACATGTGCAAGAGTCCAGAGAGGCAGACGCCCAGACAGAGGTTCAG GGAGTGCTGCAGGTTTTTCGGGGACGACGGGCTCACACCCAAGGTGTTTTTCACCAAGATGGCTCCGTTCGGCCTGCTGTGGATCCTCACCAACTACCTGTACCTGCAGGCCCTCAGGAAGATCAACACAACAGACGTGTCGGCGCTCTTCTGTTGCAACAAGGCCTtcgtcttcctgctgtcctgGATCGTACTCAGAGACCGCTTCATGGGGGTCAGG ATAGTAGCGGCTATCTTGGCCATAGCAGGAATCGTAATGATGACCTATGCCGATGGGTTCCACAGCCATTCGGTCATCGGCATCACTTTGGTCGTGGCCTCTGCTTCGATGTCAGCGCTCTACAAG GTGCTCTTCAAGATGGTCCTGGGCAGTGCCAAATTTGGAGAGGCTGCACTCTTTCTGAGCATTGTCGGAAGCGCCAACTTTGTCTTCATCAGCTTCGTGCCGGTCATCCTGTATTTCACACACGTGGAGTACACCAGCTCGCTTGCAGACGTCCCCTGGGCCTACCTCTGTGGGGTTGCAGGCCTGCAGTTCG ctttCAACGTCCTGGTGAACTTTGGCATCGCGATGACGTACCCAAAATTAATCTCCCTTGGTATCGTCCTAAGTGTTCCAGTAAATGCTA TGGTGGACCTCTACACATGTGAAATTAACTTCAACACAGTGCGCCTCATTGCTGTGTTCATCATTTGCCTGGGTTTCCTCATGCTGCTGTTACCTGAGGACTGGGACCAGTGCATCATCCAGCTCAGCACCAAGCTGCGCAAGCGGGACgagccagcagagggcagcgtgGAGGCAGGCGCCACTACGGGGCTCAACTGGAGGGGAAGAGCCAGGACCTCCATGTCAACATTTGCACATTGA